The proteins below come from a single Carassius carassius chromosome 11, fCarCar2.1, whole genome shotgun sequence genomic window:
- the LOC132153145 gene encoding peptidyl-prolyl cis-trans isomerase FKBP7-like: MCKMSPRFIFYFCLILSLQTFNPFIVLIRANESNQDVKIEVTFLPENCSQKAKRGDMLNAHYDGYLVKDGSQFYCSRSTNTGHPHWFVLGVGEVIKGLDLGLNGMCPGEKRKITIPPSLAYGEKGKGPVPPNATVVFEVELLYITRGPRSIEAFREIDADNDKALTKEEIKEYLKMEAKKLNTQKDESYFDDVVADVFHKNDHNADGTLSLKEYNVYGHDEL; this comes from the exons ATGTGCAAGATGTCCCCGCggtttatattttacttttgtttgattttgtcTCTGCAAACCTTCAATCCTTTCATTGTATTGATTCGGGCAAATGAATCAAATCAAGATGTTAAAATTGAGGTAACGTTTCTGCCAGAAAACTGCAGCCAGAAAGCCAAGAGAGGAGACATGCTGAATGCTCATTATGATGGATATCTAGTTAAAGATGGATCTCAGTTTTACTGCAG TCGTTCGACAAACACGGGTCACCCGCACTGGTTTGTGTTAGGCGTTGGAGAAGTTATTAAGGGCCTCGATTTAGGGCTGAACGGCATGTGTCCCGGGGAGAAGAGAAAAATTACAATTCCTCCGTCTCTGGCATACGGCGAGAAAGGAAAAG GTCCTGTACCACCAAATGCAACAGTGGTCTTTGAGGTGGAGCTTTTGTACATAACCAGAGGACCACGCAGCATAGAAGCCTTCAGAGAAATTGACGCTGACAATGACAAGGCACTGACAAAAGAAGAG ATTAAAGAATACTTGAAAATGGAAGCAAAgaagttaaacacacagaaagatGAATCCTATTTTGATGATGTCGTGGCAGATGTGTTCCATAAGAATGATCACAATGCTGATGGGACCTTATCGCTAAAGGAGTACAATGTTTATGGCCATGATGAACTATAA